A single Cucumis melo cultivar AY chromosome 4, USDA_Cmelo_AY_1.0, whole genome shotgun sequence DNA region contains:
- the LOC103486735 gene encoding pre-mRNA-splicing factor RSE1 isoform X3: MIPTKSLVRSGCFIAASAYENCLALFSTSISAGSDIVDKRITYPPDSEGDSVAPRSMQKASICGTIWSMCFISKDRGHLTQDNNPILAVLLNRRGAILNELLLLGWNVREQTIHVVCQFLEDGPLAYEVVEVPQSYGFALLFRVGDALLMDLRDAHSPCCVYRIGLHFPPNVEQNFIEESYRVQDADDEGLFNVAACALLELRDYDPMCIDSDDGSLNTNQNHVCSWSWEPGNNRNRRMIFCMDTGDLFMIEMNFDSDGLKVNQSACLYKGQPYKALLWVEGGYLAALVEMGDGMVLKLENGRLTYANPIQNIAPILDMSVVDKHDEKQDQMFACCGMAPEGSLRIIRNGISVENLLRTSPIYQGITSIWTIKMKLSDAYHSYLVLSFVEETRVLSVGLSFIDVTDSVGFQSDTCTLACGLLDDGLLVQIYQNAVRVCLPTKIAHSEGIELSSPACTSWFPDNIGISLGAVGHNVIVVSTSNPCFLFILGVRKVSGYDYQIYEKQYLRLQNELSCISIPEKHFAKRESNFPMNSVENSIMSALLNEVSCDTIIVIGTHRPSVEILSFVPSIGLTVLASGTISLMNILGNAVSGCIPQDVRLVLVDRFYILTGLRNGMLLRFEWPHTTMMNSSDIPHTAVPFLLSCSDSFSKEFHNADILEKHEDEIPSSLQLIAIRRIGITPVFLVPLTDRLDSDIIALSDRPWLLHSARHSLSYTSISFQPSTHVTPVCSADCPSGLLFVAESSLHLVEMVHTKRLNVQKFHLGGTPRKVLYHSESKLLLVMRTQLINDTSSSDICCVDPLSGSILSSYKLEIGETGKSMELVRNGNEQVLVVGTSLSSGPAIMPSGEAESTKGRMIVFCLEHVQNSDTGSMTFCSKAGLSSLQASPFREIVGYATEQLSSSSLCSSPDDASSDGIKLEETEAWHLRVVYSTSLPGMVLAICPYLDRYFLASAGNAFYVCGFPSDSFQRVKRFAVGRTRFMITSLTAHVNRIAVGDCRDGILFFSYQEDAKKLEQIYSDPSQRLVADCTLLDVDTAVVSDRKGSIAILSCSDRLEDNASPECNLTLNCAYYMGEIAMTLRKGSFSYKLPADDLLRGCAGPGSDFDSSHNTIIASTLLGSIVIFTPLSRDEYELLEAVQAKLAVHPLTSPILGNDHYEYRSRENPIGVPKILDGDILTQFLELTSMQQELVLSSSVGPLSAVKPSSKSMPASIPINQVVQLLERIHYALN, encoded by the exons ATGATTCCAACCAAGAGCTTAGTTAGAAG TGGATGCTTTATTGCTGCTAGTGCATATGAAAATTGTTTGGCTTTATTCTCCACTTCAATATCTGCTGGTAGTGACATCGTTGATAAG AGAATAACTTATCCTCCTGATAGTGAAGGAGATTCAGTTGCTCCTCGAAGCATGCAGAAAGCCAGTATATGTGGTACCATATGGAGTATGTGCTTTATTTCAAAAGATCGTGGGCACCTTACACAGGACAACAATCCTATACTAGCTGTTCTTCTTAATAG GAGAGGAGCGATTTTGAATGAACTGCTATTATTGGGATGGAATGTTAGGGAACAGACTATCCATGTTGTCTGTCAATTTTTGGAAGATGGACCCCTGGCGTATGAGGTTGTTGAAGTTCCTCAATCTTATGGATTTGCACTTCTATTTAGGGTTGGTGATGCTCTCTTGATGGATCTTAGAGACGCTCACAGTCCCTGTTGTGTTTATAGAATTGGCTTACATTTCCCTCCCAACGTGGAACAAAACTTTATTGAAGAGTCATATAGAGTACAAGATGCAGATGACGAAGGACTATTTAATGTAGCTGCATGTGCGCTGCTGGAACTAAGGGATTATGATCCCATGTGCATTGACAGCGATGATGGCAGTTTGAATACAAACCAGAATCATGTGTGCTCTTGGAGTTGGGAACCGGGCAATAATAGAAACCGTAGGATGATTTTCTGTATGGATACAGGAGATCTCTTCATGATAGAAATGAATTTTGACTCTGATGGCCTGAAAGTGAATCAGTCTGCTTGTCTTTACAAAGGTCAACCATACAAGGCTCTTCTGTGGGTTGAAGGTGGATATTTGGCTGCATTAGTGGAAATGGGAGATGGAATGGTCCTGAAATTAGAAAATGGAAGACTGACATATGCAAATCCCATCCAGAACATTGCCCCAATTTTGGATATGTCAGTTGTTGACAAGCATGATGAGAAACAAGACCAAATGTTTGCATGCTGTGGAATGGCACCTGAAGGGTCTTTAAGGATTATTCGAAATGGTATCAGTGTAGAAAATTTGTTGAGGACGTCTCCAATTTACCAAGGTATAACGAGTATATGGACCATTAAAATGAAACTAAGCGATGCTTATCATTCATATTTGGTACTGTCATTTGTTGAAGAGACCCGAGTTCTATCAGTTGGCTTGAGTTTTATTGATGTCACTGATTCAGTTGGTTTCCAGTCTGACACCTGTACTTTGGCATGTGGTCTTTTAGATGATGGTTTATTGgttcaaatatatcaaaatgcAGTAAGGGTATGTTTACCCACCAAGATCGCCCATTCTGAAGGCATTGAATTATCTTCTCCAGCATGCACATCTTGGTTTCCAGATAATATTGGTATAAGCTTGGGAGCAGTTGGACATAATGTGATTGTTGTTTCCACTTCTAACCCTTGCTTCTTATTTATCCTTGGAGTTCGAAAGGTTTCTGGATATGACTATCAAATATATGAAAAGCAATACTTGAGATTGCAGAATGAATTGTCATGCATTTCAATTCCGGAAAAACATTTTGCTAAAAGAGAATCAAATTTTCCTATGAACTCAGTTGAAAATAGCATTATGTCTGCCCTTCTGAATGAGGTGAGTTGTGATACTATTATTGTTATAGGCACCCATAGGCCTTCCGTGGAGATTTTATCTTTTGTTCCCTCTATAGGTCTTACAGTCCTTGCTTCAGGAACTATTTCATTGATGAATATATTAGGGAATGCTGTTAGTGGATGCATTCCCCAAGATGTAAGACTTGTTTTAGTTGACAGGTTTTATATTCTTACGGGGCTCAGGAATGGAATGTTGCTTCGTTTTGAGTGGCCTCATACTACTATGATGAACTCATCTGATATACCTCACACTGCTGTTCCCTTTTTATTGTCTTGTTCCGATTCTTTCAGCAAGGAATTTCATAATGCTGATATATTGGAGAAGCACGAGGATGAAATTCCTTCTAGTCTTCAATTGATTGCTATTCGTCGTATAGGGATCACTCCTGTTTTTCTGGTTCCTTTGACGGATAGGCTGGATTCGGATATAATTGCTCTAAGTGATAGGCCATGGTTATTACATAGTGCTAGACACAGTCTTTCATATACTTCCATATCATTTCAACCGTCAACACATGTAACTCCTGTGTGTTCTGCTGACTGCCCTAGTGGACTACTATTTGTTGCGGAAAGCAGTCTACATTTG GTAGAGATGGTGCATACCAAGAGACTGAATGTGCAGAAATTTCACCTTGGGGGCACCCCAAGGAAGGTCCTATATCACAGTGAGAGCAAATTACTGCTTGTGATGAGGACTCAATTGATTAATGATACATCGTCATCTGACATATGCTGTGTAGACCCTCTTAGTGGGTCAATTTTATCATCTTACAAGCTTGAAATTGGAGAGACAGGAAAATCCATGGAGTTGGTGAGGAATGGAAACGAACAAGTTCTCGTGGTTGGAACAAGCTTGTCTTCTGGTCCTGCCATAATGCCCAGTGGTGAAGCTGAAAG TACCAAGGGTCGGATGATTGTCTTCTGCCTTGAACACGTTCAAAACTCAGATACTGGCTCAATGACTTTTTGTTCAAAGGCAGGATTGTCATCTCTACAAGCCTCACCATTTCGTGAAATTGTTGGATATGCTACAGAACAGTTATCAAGCAGTAGTCTTTGTAGCAGTCCAGATGATGCAAGCTCTGATGGTATAAAACTTGAGGAAACAGAAGCATGGCACTTACGGGTGGTTTATTCAACTTCATTGCCAGGAATGGTTCTTGCTATCTGCCCTTATCTTGATCGATATTTCTTGGCATCTGCTGGTAATGCT TTTTATGTATGTGGTTTCCCAAGTGATAGTTTCCAAAGAGTGAAAAGGTTTGCAGTTGGGAGGACACGTTTTATGATAACATCTCTTACGGCTCATGTTAATAGAATTGCTGTCGGCGATTGTCGTGATGGTATTCTATTTTTCTCTTATCAAGAG GATGCTAAAAAGCTGGAGCAAATTTACTCTGATCCTTCACAGAGGCTAGTTGCTGATTGTACTCTTTTGGATGTTGACACTGCTGTTGTTTCAGATCGTAAGGGAAGCATTGCTATCTTATCATGTTCTGATCGTTTAGAAG ATAATGCAAGTCCGGAATGCAACTTAACGCTGAACTGTGCTTATTACATGGGTGAAATTGCTATGACCTTGAGGAAA GGATCTTTTTCATACAAACTTCCAGCTGATGATTTGTTGAGAGGTTGTGCTGGCCCTGGCTCTGATTTTGACTCATCACACAACACTATTATTGCCAGTACACTATTAGGGAGCATTGTAATCTTCACTCCTTTATCGAG GGATGAGTACGAACTTTTGGAAGCTGTCCAGGCTAAACTTGCAGTTCATCCACTAACTTCCCCAATTTTGGGGAATGATCATTATGAGTATCGTAGCCGTGAAAATCCT ATTGGAGTACCAAAGATACTTGATGGTGATATCCTAACTCAGTTCTTGGAACTTACAAGCATGCAACAAGAGTTGGTATTATCGTCATCTGTTGGCCCACTAAGTGCAGTTAAACCGAGCTCAAAGTCGATGCCGGCATCTATCCCCATCAATCAGGTTGTGCAGCTGCTTGAAAGAATTCACTATGCACTCAATTag